The following are encoded in a window of Bdellovibrio svalbardensis genomic DNA:
- a CDS encoding protease, with translation MKKIMMMLAAVTMFAAAQNANAISLRFKFKTFSSGPSMYACNAGIMTPAETKKVCYFEGTTNTCTPTTCDNTQAVCDTRCVCTGASGGDYLMNYGKVEYQDWKDNGDTSSATGAGSTTFSSASPNQNNWTQAYDDSTAWGRTIKNLSFNLGSELYGAKYFVDICFRGPQIEYFEDGVVASFNLKAQANATDFLATGVNGGDNNRDGLVIPGTVDGKKYTELAGLKVQAFVVCDKQGEGTYKYARNNSGSYNTTINEAIFAGFNSAGIPSTGGDLFVAGSQATLGTGNVSLVDGWVNQNNTHTPRFCKVRYVFTESNAATATPNFRKWQRHGAEMCTFTDIEEGATSEGLN, from the coding sequence ATGAAAAAAATTATGATGATGCTCGCGGCAGTTACTATGTTCGCAGCAGCTCAAAATGCGAACGCGATTTCTTTGCGTTTCAAATTCAAAACTTTCAGCTCTGGTCCAAGCATGTACGCGTGTAACGCGGGTATCATGACTCCGGCTGAAACTAAAAAGGTTTGTTACTTCGAAGGTACTACAAACACTTGTACACCAACTACATGTGATAACACACAAGCAGTTTGTGACACTCGTTGCGTTTGTACTGGTGCTTCAGGTGGCGACTACTTGATGAACTACGGTAAAGTAGAATATCAAGACTGGAAAGACAATGGTGACACTTCTTCTGCTACAGGAGCTGGTTCTACGACTTTCTCTTCTGCTTCACCTAACCAAAACAACTGGACACAAGCTTATGATGATTCAACAGCTTGGGGCCGTACAATCAAAAATCTTTCTTTCAACTTGGGTTCTGAACTTTATGGCGCGAAATATTTCGTAGACATCTGCTTCCGTGGTCCTCAAATTGAGTACTTCGAAGACGGTGTTGTAGCTTCTTTCAACTTGAAAGCTCAAGCTAACGCGACTGATTTCTTGGCAACTGGTGTAAATGGTGGCGACAACAATCGTGATGGTTTGGTTATCCCTGGAACAGTTGACGGCAAAAAATACACTGAACTTGCTGGTTTGAAAGTTCAAGCTTTCGTAGTTTGCGATAAGCAAGGCGAAGGTACTTACAAATATGCTCGCAACAACTCTGGTTCTTACAACACAACTATCAACGAAGCGATCTTCGCAGGATTCAACTCTGCAGGCATTCCTTCAACTGGTGGCGACTTGTTCGTAGCTGGCTCTCAAGCAACTCTTGGAACTGGTAACGTTTCATTGGTTGATGGCTGGGTAAACCAAAACAACACTCACACTCCACGTTTCTGTAAAGTTCGTTATGTATTCACAGAATCAAACGCTGCGACTGC